From the Solanum lycopersicum chromosome 10, SLM_r2.1 genome, one window contains:
- the LOC101266013 gene encoding exocyst complex component SEC3A-like, with protein sequence MVPTLAKFYHEASESYEQACTRHINVIIFYQFERLFQFVRRIEDWMYTIPPEEILILTGELQNVYPQRHHQFQNQDSLEKQMSKQETYPDDDASH encoded by the exons ATGGTGCCAACATTAGCAAAATTCTATCATGAAGCCAGTGAATCTTATGAACAAGCTTGCACACGCCATATAAATGTGATTATATTCTAT CAATTTGAGCGACTTTTTCAGTTTGTTCGAAGAATCGAGGATTGGATGTACACAATCCCGCCTGAAGAG attttgattttgactGGGGAGTTGCAGAATGTTTACCCTCAGAGACATCATCAGTTTCAGAATCAAGATTCATTGGAGAAACAGATGAGTAAACAGGAGACTTACCCAGACGACGACGCTTCACACTAG